The Ferrimonas balearica DSM 9799 genome includes the window AGGCACAACTGATCGCCGCCAATGTCGATACCCTGTTTATCGTCAGTTCGCTGAATGATGACTTTAACCTCAACCGGCTGGAACGCTATCTGGCGCTAGCCCACGAGGCGGAAGTGGAACCGGTGATCGTACTGACCAAGGCCGATCTCTGTGACGAGCCTGACACCTATGTTGGTCAGGTACAACGGCTTGATCCGCTGCTGATGGTGATCGCCGTCAATGGCCTCGACAGCAGCACTGCCGAGCAACTGGCGCCCTGGTGCCGCAGTGGCAACACCGTGGCATTGATGGGCTCCTCCGGGGTGGGCAAATCCACCCTGGTGAACACCCTGCTTGGGGGCGAGGTGCAGAGCACCGGCACCATTCGTGAGGACGACAGCAAGGGGCGGCACACCACAACCGGCCGGTCGCTTCACCTGATGCAACACGGTGGCCTGCTGCTGGACACACCCGGTATGCGGGAGCTGCAGCTGACCGATTGCGAACAGGGCGTCAACGACGTGTTTGCCGACATCACCGAACTGGCAAAACAGTGCCGCTTTGGCGACTGTCAGCACGAAGGCGAACCCGGCTGCGCCGTCGCCCGTGCCATTGAAGACGGCACGTTGTCGGAACGCCGCCTAGTCAGCTACCAGAAGTTGCTGCGGGAGCAGGCCCACAACAGTGCCAGCCTGGCGGAGAAGCGCAGTCGCGACCGCGACCTGAGCAAGATGTACCGCTCAGTGCAAAACCACCATCGTGCCAACAAAGGTAAGCGATAAATTCAGGGCCCCTCACGGGGCCCTTTCTATTCACATCTCTCGGAGCATCTCGCTCAGCACGACCTTTCGCGCCTTACGATCCGTTAACCCGTGTCTTATTGGCAATCCGGTGCCATCAGCAGGGGTTTCAGGGTCGCAAGGTAGGCACTGGCATTGGCCTTAACGTCGTCTTTGGCCATGCGCTCAGAACCAACGTGAACACGCTCCAGTTGCTCTTCCGCCTGCTCCAGCTCAACCTCGATACGCTGCAGTGCCATCTCCAGCGTGTAGGTCAGCTCATGGATCTTGACCATATCCTCGGCGCTCATCTCAGGCTGGTTGACCAGCTCCGCCAACATGGGCTGATGGCGCTGAAGGTTACAGATCGCCTCCGTCAGCGTCTCTGAAGGGATGGCCTTAAAGTGCTGGTACTCCGATGACGCGATAGCGCCGAATGAAACCGCCGAACAAACCAAAAATACGACAGGGAATTTCATATTGTTTTCCTTAACCCGAAATAACGGAACCCCAGTGAAACCCTTTCCTCAATGCTGACGTTAAACGCCCCGGGCTCACCCATTTTGCAACGTATCCAAAAACCGCTTCACTCAACCATAGCAACAGATATTCACGTCAACCACAACGAGTAATCGAAGCGAAAAACGGTAATTCCATTCAATCGTTTTGCCCTGTTTCCGCCAGCGTATCTCTGGCTGATATGGCGCAATTGCTTTATGGAAATAAGGGAAGTCATCGAACTCTCTGCAACACACACCAGCAAACGCTCGTTGGCCACCAATTCAAAGCATCGGTGCATTATTGAGATTGCCCATGGGTGCCCAGACCACCATTCACTCTCCTCCATCCAAAGAGCGGGCTTTAAAGAGCAACAGTGAGCCGTACAGAACGATACTGATGCCGACCATCTCCAGAAACTCCTCCATCGCCACCTCCAGGGCATAAACGTATCCTGGATAATCGTGCGCCCGGATCAGCTCATAACTCAGTACCTCAAGTCCTACACCGCCCAGGACAAAGAGTGTTCCGCCCAGTGCAATGATCAGGCTTTCTCGACGATAAGCCCTCAGCACACTCTGAAGTGGTTTCATCAGAAGCAGATACAGGATGAGTCCGACAGCAAGGTAAGGAGCAATCCAGACGCCATGCTCTCCTTCAAATCGTGGCAGGTAAGGCAGGTGCTTTAACGAGGATGTGATCCGCTCATGAACCGAAAAGAGCTCATCAAAAGAGAGGAAAAGAAAGCCAAGACCAAGAATAACGTCCAGCCTGTAGGGCAGTGCTTCCTTATGTTTCATCTGGCGCGACATGGCCCCAAAGACCAGTCCAACCGCGGCCAATTGAAGGGCTGAGAACAACGTGGGAATGTTTTTCTCGTAATCGAGGTTAAATAACTTGGCCACCAGACTGCTCTTATCACTGAAAGATGCGGTCAGAAAAAACAGAATGACCAGGGCAATCTCAATCGCGATACAAATGACGAGCAGATATCCGGGAAAGCCGTCAGGAACTTTGACGGTCACAGGTTCGAATTCGCCTGTCGGTGTTCTATTAATATCCATTCAGAACTCCATCTCGAACCTCTGTGTACGCCAACCAATATCAGTGCGTCACTCTTGAGGCCAACACTCTGGTCAGAGAAAACCCCTCGAAACATCGGTAGGTTTAGACCCATTATCCGCCACTTACCTGCCATGCGGGCGCATTGCGGCCTACCTAAACGGATGAGTCGACGTTTTGACCCGAAGCGGTTTTGCCCCCATCGGCAGATGCCAACAATCCCGGTTTAAGATCGGTTCCTCCAACATCAGTGAAAATCCAGCAGTGGCGCGAAATGGTAAATAACTTCCGGTGGGGTCGGTAGCTTAGGGGCAGAACAGTCACCCACTACGAGGTTCCCTATGACCCACTCGTTTGATCAGTACCGTGCTTTGCTCAATCGTTC containing:
- the rsgA gene encoding ribosome small subunit-dependent GTPase A encodes the protein MTHPNSLSTPISLQQLGWKPVFQQQVELDQWQDTPARVFAVHRNRLDIVTEQGELSLPLTPGMPRITVGDWLLLGEQAQDVTLLERRSLFQRKAAGTALEAQLIAANVDTLFIVSSLNDDFNLNRLERYLALAHEAEVEPVIVLTKADLCDEPDTYVGQVQRLDPLLMVIAVNGLDSSTAEQLAPWCRSGNTVALMGSSGVGKSTLVNTLLGGEVQSTGTIREDDSKGRHTTTGRSLHLMQHGGLLLDTPGMRELQLTDCEQGVNDVFADITELAKQCRFGDCQHEGEPGCAVARAIEDGTLSERRLVSYQKLLREQAHNSASLAEKRSRDRDLSKMYRSVQNHHRANKGKR
- a CDS encoding DUF6746 family protein, whose protein sequence is MKFPVVFLVCSAVSFGAIASSEYQHFKAIPSETLTEAICNLQRHQPMLAELVNQPEMSAEDMVKIHELTYTLEMALQRIEVELEQAEEQLERVHVGSERMAKDDVKANASAYLATLKPLLMAPDCQ